The sequence AGAGGCCGCGCCGGCGACACAGGATGAAAAGCTGGGGTGGGAAAAAGAGCTTTTGGGGCTCTATGTTTCCGGACACCCTTTAGAAAAATACCAGGAACGCTTCGCGAAGCGAGATACGAATATCAAAAAAATAAAAACGGAATTGCGCGAGGGCATGATGGCGGTTATTGCCGGTATTGTGGAGGAAGCGAAAGAGGTTGTTACAAAAAAGGGCGACCGAATGGCATTCATGAAAGTTGCCGATTTCACAGACACCATTGAAGTGGTGGTGTTTCCCAAGCTGTTCGTTGAGAGCAAGGGCCTCTGTGTGGCAGACAGGTGTGTTGCCATCAAAGGCAAGATTTCCGAACGAAACGGCGAAAAAAGCTTGGTTGCCGAAGGAATAAAAGAGTTGTAAACAAAGATAATTTGGTGGATAATAGAGATTATGAATATCGTTGTCGTGGAAAAAGAAGTATCCCTTGCAGACCTCAAAGTAGTCGCTCAAGAATTTTACCAAACGATGATCAAAGGCGTTGTGGATATTGAAAAGGAGGTTGTCGCATTCGGCGGGGAATATCACATTGACGCGAATCAAAAACTTACCGAGCGCGATTCAGAGCAAAAAAATATCTGGGGGTTCAACGTATATCTCAACCGGCCGCGCGATACTTGGATTGAATACATTTCGCTCATCAATATCCGTCCCTCTGAGGGGAATACTGCTATGGAAGTTTCCGACCCGAAGATTCGCGAACGGATAAAAAAAATTGTTGACGCAAAAATCATATGAACAACAAGCGCACCTCATTATTTCTTATGGCAAATTTAGGCGCCGAGGTCTCGCGTATCATTTCCGCGCAAGAACAAAAGGATGCTGATACAGCTTCCACAGCGCTTGCACGGGCCGAGAATATCCTGGACGAAATCACTCGCCTGCCTGATATGCAACCGCGAGCACAAGAACTTAAAACGCTTAGCGAGGTGCTACGCTCTCTCGCCGCACCTATTTCATCGCACGCCATTTCCCCCGCTCATCTCAAATCCTACTTCACGCCGTTTGCAATGCGATTGATGGCAGGCAGATAACAACAGCGAAAAAGCATCGTCAGTGAGGATGAAAAATGAAAAGGGTGCCTGACCCCCTTTTCTTCTGACCCCCTTTTCTTGCCCTTTTCTTTGATACTGGCTTGGGGAAAACCGTTTATGTGGCTTCATGATAACCTCCGTAAAAATTTCAAGGTAGGTGAACTCTAGGCAAAGACTACCTCGTAAACATCAATTTGGCAAGAGACGCATAAACTTCAAAAATAGAAGAAAAACTGGTATAGTTTACAGCATATGGAATCAGAAAAACTATCGGCAATACGGCACTCCTTGGCTCATCTTTTGGCGACGGCGGTGCTTGAAAAATACCCCGACACAAAACTTGCCATTGGCCCCGTTATAGAGAATGGCTTTTATTACGACTTTGAATTCCCTTCTGGAGTCTCTATTTCCCCCGAAGATCTGAAGGAATTCCAGAAACGAATGAAAAAACTCACCAACAAAGGATTGCCTTTTGTTGGGCGTGAGGTCTCTCTCAAAGAAGCACGCGAGATATTTGCCGGTCAACCTTATAAACTTGAACTCATTGACGAATTTTCAAAAGAAGGACAGACGCTCACCGCGTATACAAACGGCGACTTTGTTGATCTGTGTCGCGGAGGGCACGTGAACAATACCGATGAGCTTAATGCCGACGCGTTCGCGCTCACCCATACTGCAGGAGCGTACTGGCGAGGCAAAGAGAGTAATAAAATGCTCACGCGTATCTACGGCCTGGCGTTTGAAACAAGAGAAGAACTTGATGCGCATATCGCGGCGCTTGAAGAGGCGAAAAAACGCGACCATAGAAAGTTGGGACGTGAACTTGATCTGTTCACCTTTTCAGACCTTGTAGGCCCGGGACTTCCCCTTTTCACGCCAAAGGGCACCGCTATGCGCGACGCGATCATTGAAAAAATACACGATATACAAAAAAAGTTTGGCTATCAAAACGTGTGGATTCCGCACATTACCAAAAAAGAGCTCTATGAAAAGAGCGGCCATTGGGAAAAATTTGGTGATGAATTATTCAAGGTGAAAGGAGTGTCGGATACTGAATTTGTGATGAAGCCGATGAATTGCCCCCATCACACGCAGATATACGCGAGCCGCCCTCGCAGCTACCGCGACCTTCCTATTCGATTCACCGAAACAACGGCCGTATACCGCGACGAGCAAGCCGGTGAACTATTGGGTCTTTCGCGCGTGCGCAGCATCACCCAGGATGACGCGCATATCTTTTGCACCATTGATCAAGTTGAACAAGAAGCAGGGAACATTATATCGGTCATTAAAGAATTTTACGAATCTCTCGGCATGTGGGGCACGAAAGGATCATGGGTATCACTTTCGGTGCGTGATCCAAAGACGCCTGAAAAATATTTGGGTGATAGCGCTCATTGGGACATGGCAGAAAATATTCTGGAGAAAGTGGCGCACAATGAAAGTGTTCCTTGTAAGCGTGTTTCGGGAGAAGCGGCATTCTATGGCCCTAAGCTTGATTTCATATTTAAGGATGCCCTGGGAAGAGAGCGTCAACTGGCAACCATACAACTTGACTTCGTCATGCCGGGGCGCTTTTCACTTGAATACACCGATGAACAGGGCAAAAAAGAAACTCCTGTTATGATCCACCGTGCTATTGCCGGCTCTTTAGAGCGTTTCCTCGCCGTGATCATTGAACACTTTGCGGGAGCTTTCCCGCTCTGGCTTTCCCCTGTACAAGTGAAGGTGCTTTCCATTGGCGCGGCGCACAAAGAATACGCGGCAAAAGTATACGCGATGCTTCGCGAAACGGACATACGTGCGGAACTTGATCTTTCTGATGAAACGCTGGGCAAGAAAATACGCAACGTAAAATTAGAAAAAGTTCCTTACTTCATCGTAATCGGTGATCAGGAAGTAGGAGGTGAGCAGATCACCGTAGAGAGTCGTGATCGAGGAAAAATCGGCATAACAACCGTTGATGAATTTACCCGCAACATGAAAGAAGAAACAACGAGCCGAAATGTATATTAAAAACTAATACAAAGTAGAAAGATTATGTCTTTATTTTCTCAAAAAATTTCTGTAGCAAACGACTCCTCAAATCAGAAAAATCCTATTGGAATATTGAAAAAGACGATTCGGGTGACCGTTGGTATTTTCATTATCTTCATACTAATCTCTACTGTCACGTCGTTTATATTGCCACTTGAGTCGACAGATGATTTAGCATTTCTTATGGCAATGGTAGGAATGGCTATTTTTCTCGTGTTCATACTCCTTATAGCAGCACTATTATTCTCTTTGGGTATTACGCTATTTGTCCAAAAAAGTAAGCCCCTGAAACAACGTGAAGAAACGCTGGCTGTGAATATCGCTCAAAAACAGTTACCCATTGAGCCTCAAGAAAAAAGAAGGGGTCTAAGAAAAATTGGGGGGTTACTTTTATCCATAAGTTCAGTTATATTGATTCAACTAGCAATCTATTTTTTCCTTCGTGGAGAGTTTGTTGGTTACACCCGCCAAGTATTTTGGCTTCTTCTTGTGTCATCAGTAATACTTATTATATTTCTTTTCTGGGGAATATCATTAATATCGGAAAAAAGAGATGCCCTGCGTTCTATTGATTCATGGGGTAATTTGTATCAAAAAATTGCCGGTTGGCTCATTATCAGTTTTGTGATTTCTATCACTCTGCTTCTTTTTGTCGCAATTTGAGTTTGAAACTAACAAACTAAAATCTAGAGCAATACTTCAATAAACACCTCTCATGCATAAAGAGATGATGAAACACACAAAAGATACTCATAAGAGAAATGTTTAATGAAGAAGCTTTCCACAAAGCGGTTGCGCCAATACAACAAGTATGGTATATTCTGGAACAGTTTGTACCAATCAATTAAATCTTAAACGAAAGAGGGTGAAAAAATGCTGAAGATGATGCCGGAGAAAGGGACGACCTGCGGTGGAGAAAACTGCAATAAAGAGGTCGCTCAAAGACAGTTTTCCCTGCGTATGGGAACCGAAGACAAACCGATATACTTTTGTTCTCCCAAGTGCGTTTCTCGGCGCGGTCATGAGGAACCCGTTGGATGTGATTTCACTCCCGACTGGGCCATAGGGCAAGCCTTGGCCACATAAAAACAAAACCCCCGCAAATAAGCGGGGGTTTTCATTTGAGACAGAAGTATCCTCCTCTGATTATCTCACACGTCAATGTTTGCCATTTTTGCGTTTGTCTGGATAAATGCCTTGCGCGCCGGCACATCGGTTCCCATCAAAGTATCAAATACTCGATTAGCTTCCTCTGCATCGCTAATCATCACCTTTTTCAAGATCCGCGTTTTAGGATTCATGGTTGTTTCCCACAGCTCATCGGGGTTCATCTCGCCGAGACCCTTGTAGCGCTGGAGAGAAATTTTTGGTGCTTTCTTTGCGGCAGTACTCTCTCCTTCGCCCTCTTCTGCCTCCTCTGCCTCTTCCCCTTCTTCAGGAGCTCCTCTCTCCTCTTCAACCACTTCGCTGTCTTTGCCTACGATCTTATTTTTCTCCTCTTCCGTGTACGCATAGACGACCTCCTTGCCTTTTTTGATCTTATACAACGGAGGTTTTGCAATATACACGAATCCTCCCTCAATGAGAGGCTTGAAATAGCGGTAGAAAAGTGTGAGAAGCAGTGTCGTTATGTGTGCCCCGTCAACATCGGCATCGGCCGCACAAATGATCTTCCCGTATCGAAGCTTAGAAATATCAAACGTATCACCAATAGCGGTCCCAAGCGCAATTACCAGCGCTTTAATTTCCGTTGAGGCAAGCATTCGGTCAAGCCGCGCGCGTTCCACATTCAATATTTTCCCCCGGAGCGGCAAGATCGCTTGTGTGCGCCGATCACGCCCCTGCTTGCTTGAACCGCCTGCGGAATCTCCCTCAACAATGAATATTTCCGCTTCTTCCATATTTCTGGTCTGACAATCAGCCAGTTTTCCGGGAAGCGTCATTCCTTCCAACGCGCCTTTTCTTAACACGGAATCCTTTGCCGCCTTTGCCGCCTTGCGAGCCTTGAGGGCCAATACCACTTTATTAACGATCGCTCTCCCGTCGTCGGGGTTTTCTTCCAAAAATTCCGAAAGCGCCTCGCCGAAGACCGTTTCAACGGCACCGCGAGCCTCTACGCTCCCGAGTTTTGCTTTTGTTTGTCCTTCAAACTGAATTTCTTTGAGTTTGACCGAGATGACGGCGGTAAGACCCTCAAGCACGTCGTCTCCCGTGAAGTTTTCTTCGCTTTCTTTCAAGATATTGCTTTTGCGCGCGTAATTATTCAAACCGCGCGTGAGCGCTGTCTTAAAACCGGTCACATGCATACCTCCTTCGGGGTTATGAGTGTTGTTGGCAAACGGCACCAATCGTTCGGAAATATCATCAACGTATTGAAATGCCACTTCCACTGCAACGGCGCCCGGCCCTTCCTTGTCTACGTAAAAGATGTTTTTGTGGATCGGTTTTTGGTTTTCATTATAATGCTTTACCAGTGAAAGCAATCCCCCTTCAAAATAAAATGATGTTGAGGGCACTTGCAGGCCAAGTTCGCTCAAATAAAACACTTCTTCATCCTCTATTTTTCCTTTATACTCCCGCGCGTCAATAATAGTAACGAGCATGCCCTTCACGAGATACGCCTGCTGACGAAGATGGCCCGTGATCCTTTTCCAATCATAGGCGATCTCTTGAAAGATTTGAGGGTCAGCATCAAAAGTAACAATGGTGCCATTCAGTTTTGAGGGACCCAGTTTCTTTACTTTTGCTTTCTGTTTGCCTCGCGCGTACTCCTGCATATACTTGCCTCCATCACGATGTACTTCTACTCTGGCATAAGACGAGAGCGCGTTTACCACAGAGGCACCGACGCCGTGAAGACCGCCTGTCGCTTTGGCGTACCCATCACCGCCAAATTTACCGCCGGCATGAAGCGTTGTCATCACGGTCTCAAGCGCGGACACTTTTGTCTTCTGATGAATATCAACGGGAATACCGCGGCCATTGTCTGTAATGCGCACGCGATTCTCGGGCAAGAGTACAACCTCAATATGGTCGGCATAGCCACCCATAGCTTCATCACGGCCGTTATCAAAGATCTCCCAAATGAGGTGATGGAGACCCTCAAGACCGGTGGAGCCGATATACATACCCGGACGCTTTCGCACCGGTTCAAGACCCTCTAAAACGGCGATGTCCTCCGCTCTATAATGGTGTCCGTTGCCCTTTGTTTTTTCCGCTTTATCGTCCTTATTTTTAGCCATAAAATGAAATAGCCTCTCCTGCGAGTAGCCAACCTTGATTATTTTCATTATAACAGAAATCCCCTTACAATGAAAGGGATTTTACACGTTTCTAGGGTGGATAAAGGATACCAAAAACCCTTTGTTATGCCGTCGCTCGGATTGAATAAAAATCTTCACTCGCTTTACTTGTTTCGATTTTTATTCCGTTCCTCGCTAGGCATAATAAAAATAGCCATTTTGCGCCATTCACGCATGAATGTTTCCTTGTCCACAAAGAGGTGTTGCCCCCTTTCCCTGGTGGTTGATTCGGGATCGTGATAATACAATCCAGTAATCGCGCCTCTGTCTTCTTCGTAACCGGTTATGACGACCATGTGGAACTTTGTCTGTCCTAAAATGTGTTTAGTAGCGGACACGATGACAGGATGATTACGGCGCAGTGCGTCAATGATAGACGCCATTCCCTTCTCCGGGTCCATCTTTTCTTCGCGATGCGCCTCGAGTCCGTACTCTTTCGCAAGTGCCACAAAATAATCATGCACCCATCCCCACGTGGAGTATCCGCCCTCTCCAGAACCTTTCTTGATGAGTTCATCAAGAGATGCGGTATCTACTTCATAAAAATCAAGCACCATTTTCGCGCACGCCATTCCGCATGCTCTCGGCATCCAGTATTTGTCTTCCACGTCAAGAAATTGGGAATAGTATGGCACTTCCAGTTTCATTGCGCTTCCATTTTTTATGTTTGAGTTTGACTTACTATTCATATTATCTCACTTCCCACCCGGGATTACGGTTCATGGTTCTTGTAATGGTTTCCATGATGGTATTTACTTCTTCGTCAGTGAGCGTGCGTTCATGCGACTGGAATACCAAACGAAAAGCATAGGATATCCTTCCTTCTTTTTCAAAAACATCAAAGAGTTTCGTACGCACCAAGAGTTCTCCCGCTTTCTTATCAATAATTGAAAGCACGTCACTCTCTTTTGTTTCAGCTGGAGTCCACACCGCAATGTCGCGCGATACGAACGGATAAAGAGAAATCTTTTGATACACATGATCTTCTTTAGAATACGGGCGCATAGCACCGTAATCTGCCGGTTGCCGAAGTTTCCCGAGGAGCATATCCATGTCAATTTCTACTACCGCTCTTCCCCCGTCCTGTTTTATGTCCATGTCAAAACCGATTCCTAGTTCTCCGGTTAAAACTTCAACCATTTTTTCTATTTCTTGGCGTGGCTTCTCATCCTCTACTCCGATTGCCAAAAGTGTCCTCTCTTCAGAAATGCCGTTAAACGCTTTCCCTATCTCAAATATCTTCACGCTTTCAAGGCCTAAAAGCGGGGCATTTCTGGAATTTAATTCAAGACTCTTGAACAAATTGTCTTTCAGGTCATTTCTTAAAAATCCCTTGTCAGCCGCTATGGGGTTTTGGAGCGCCACTTCCCCGCTGTCCGAAAATGAAGACGTATAAATCTCGGAAAATCCTTCGCGTGCTAAAATGGTGCGAATTTTATTGGCGTAGAAAAAAGATTTATTGACCGGAGCTTTTTCGCTTACCGCGGAAAGAG is a genomic window of Patescibacteria group bacterium containing:
- a CDS encoding DUF5674 family protein yields the protein MNIVVVEKEVSLADLKVVAQEFYQTMIKGVVDIEKEVVAFGGEYHIDANQKLTERDSEQKNIWGFNVYLNRPRDTWIEYISLINIRPSEGNTAMEVSDPKIRERIKKIVDAKII
- the thrS gene encoding threonine--tRNA ligase; translated protein: MESEKLSAIRHSLAHLLATAVLEKYPDTKLAIGPVIENGFYYDFEFPSGVSISPEDLKEFQKRMKKLTNKGLPFVGREVSLKEAREIFAGQPYKLELIDEFSKEGQTLTAYTNGDFVDLCRGGHVNNTDELNADAFALTHTAGAYWRGKESNKMLTRIYGLAFETREELDAHIAALEEAKKRDHRKLGRELDLFTFSDLVGPGLPLFTPKGTAMRDAIIEKIHDIQKKFGYQNVWIPHITKKELYEKSGHWEKFGDELFKVKGVSDTEFVMKPMNCPHHTQIYASRPRSYRDLPIRFTETTAVYRDEQAGELLGLSRVRSITQDDAHIFCTIDQVEQEAGNIISVIKEFYESLGMWGTKGSWVSLSVRDPKTPEKYLGDSAHWDMAENILEKVAHNESVPCKRVSGEAAFYGPKLDFIFKDALGRERQLATIQLDFVMPGRFSLEYTDEQGKKETPVMIHRAIAGSLERFLAVIIEHFAGAFPLWLSPVQVKVLSIGAAHKEYAAKVYAMLRETDIRAELDLSDETLGKKIRNVKLEKVPYFIVIGDQEVGGEQITVESRDRGKIGITTVDEFTRNMKEETTSRNVY
- a CDS encoding DNA topoisomerase subunit B; protein product: MAKNKDDKAEKTKGNGHHYRAEDIAVLEGLEPVRKRPGMYIGSTGLEGLHHLIWEIFDNGRDEAMGGYADHIEVVLLPENRVRITDNGRGIPVDIHQKTKVSALETVMTTLHAGGKFGGDGYAKATGGLHGVGASVVNALSSYARVEVHRDGGKYMQEYARGKQKAKVKKLGPSKLNGTIVTFDADPQIFQEIAYDWKRITGHLRQQAYLVKGMLVTIIDAREYKGKIEDEEVFYLSELGLQVPSTSFYFEGGLLSLVKHYNENQKPIHKNIFYVDKEGPGAVAVEVAFQYVDDISERLVPFANNTHNPEGGMHVTGFKTALTRGLNNYARKSNILKESEENFTGDDVLEGLTAVISVKLKEIQFEGQTKAKLGSVEARGAVETVFGEALSEFLEENPDDGRAIVNKVVLALKARKAAKAAKDSVLRKGALEGMTLPGKLADCQTRNMEEAEIFIVEGDSAGGSSKQGRDRRTQAILPLRGKILNVERARLDRMLASTEIKALVIALGTAIGDTFDISKLRYGKIICAADADVDGAHITTLLLTLFYRYFKPLIEGGFVYIAKPPLYKIKKGKEVVYAYTEEEKNKIVGKDSEVVEEERGAPEEGEEAEEAEEGEGESTAAKKAPKISLQRYKGLGEMNPDELWETTMNPKTRILKKVMISDAEEANRVFDTLMGTDVPARKAFIQTNAKMANIDV
- a CDS encoding C39 family peptidase, with the translated sequence MNSKSNSNIKNGSAMKLEVPYYSQFLDVEDKYWMPRACGMACAKMVLDFYEVDTASLDELIKKGSGEGGYSTWGWVHDYFVALAKEYGLEAHREEKMDPEKGMASIIDALRRNHPVIVSATKHILGQTKFHMVVITGYEEDRGAITGLYYHDPESTTRERGQHLFVDKETFMREWRKMAIFIMPSEERNKNRNK